Below is a genomic region from Candidatus Omnitrophota bacterium.
CAGCTTCTGAAATGGTTTTATTTAATTTCCAATTTCCTGCAATAATTATTTTTCTCATAATGATCTCCGATCCAGTATCTAGTATATAGTATGTTGTATTTTGTAACTAAACCAATTTCTTCAAAAGCGAAGAAATCATCTTGCCCAAGTAATTCATTTTTTCAAAAACATTTTTTAAATCTTCGAAACTAACATATTTTAACTTTTCAGCTACAATCAGTTGCGTTTCCAGCTCTGCCAAAGAACCAAGAGCAATAAACAAAAATTGTCGATACTCCTTGTTATGATACCTTTTAAAACCTTCTGCAATATTTGAAGGAACCGATACGCTCGCACGTCTAATCTGAGAAGTCAGTCCGTAAATTTCTTCTTTAGGAAAAGCTTTTGTTATCCGATAAGAATCTTCTACTATCTCAATGCCTTTTTTCCAAATCCGAAGATCCTTAAAACTTTTTATCTTCTCTTCCATCTTTACTGCTCGCTATTCCCTAATTACGACA
It encodes:
- a CDS encoding four helix bundle protein, with amino-acid sequence MEEKIKSFKDLRIWKKGIEIVEDSYRITKAFPKEEIYGLTSQIRRASVSVPSNIAEGFKRYHNKEYRQFLFIALGSLAELETQLIVAEKLKYVSFEDLKNVFEKMNYLGKMISSLLKKLV